One window of the Vigna radiata var. radiata cultivar VC1973A chromosome 1, Vradiata_ver6, whole genome shotgun sequence genome contains the following:
- the LOC106771828 gene encoding cytochrome P450 82A4-like — MDFVLNYLNTTTIGLLSLFLFCLFLYNPFKKYKGKEAPRVAGAWPILGHLPLLSGPNAPHRTLGALAEKYGAIFTIQLGSKKALVINSWEIAKECFTTTDMVVSSRPKLVAIELMGYNHAMFGFAPYGPYWRELRKITTLEILTPRRVEQLQHVRVSEVQNSIRELYTLWCSQKGESGYASVELKQWFSHLTFNMVLRMLVGKRYFGGENVDDEKAQRCVRAVEEFMRLVGVFAVGDAIPWLRWLDFGGHEKAMKETAKDLDSVLGEELEEHKRKKGFGKKVDEFQDFMDVMISILDGRTIDGVDADTVIKATVLGMIAGGNDTTNTVITWVIYSILRNPLVLEKVKAELDIHVGKDRLVNEDDISKLKYLQATVKETLRLYPPAPLLPPREFTDNCTLNGYNVEKGTRLFTNVWKIQTDSNVWEDPLEFKPERFLTTHKDIDIRGHHSELLPFGSGKRICPGISFGLQMVHFILATFFHSFEILNSLPYPIDMTETSQSANTRAILLDILIKPRLSFTCYENNLSHFH; from the exons ATGGATTTTGTTCTAAATTACCTGAACACCACTACCATTGGACTTCTTTCtctatttctcttttgtttatttttgtacaatcccttcaaaaaatataaaggaaaagaGGCTCCTAGGGTTGCAGGAGCATGGCCAATACTGGGTCATCTTCCACTGTTGAGTGGTCCAAACGCACCCCACAGAACTTTGGGTGCTTTGGCTGAAAAATATGGAGCCATCTTCACCATCCAACTTGGTTCCAAAAAGGCTTTGGTGATCAACAGCTGGGAAATAGCAAAGGAATGCTTCACCACAACAGACATGGTGGTTTCCTCTCGCCCCAAACTTGTCGCCATTGAACTCATGGGCTATAACCATGCCATGTTTGGCTTTGCACCCTATGGTCCCTATTGGCGCGAGCTACGAAAGATTACAACTTTAGAGATCCTTACCCCTCGTCGAGTGGAACAACTGCAGCATGTTCGTGTCTCCGAAGTTCAAAACTCGATCAGAGAGTTGTATACTCTTTGGTGTAGTCAAAAGGGTGAGTCTGGCTATGCCTCGGTTGAGCTGAAGCAATGGTTTTCTCACTTGACATTCAACATGGTTCTTAGAATGCTCGTCGGGAAGAGATATTTTGGTGGTGAGAACGTGGACGACGAGAAGGCACAGAGATGTGTGAGGGCTGTGGAGGAGTTCATGCGTCTGGTGGGTGTATTCGCAGTGGGAGATGCCATTCCTTGGTTGAGATGGCTTGATTTCGGAGGCCATGAGAAGGCAATGAAAGAAACTGCCAAAGATTTGGATAGTGTTTTAGGTGAGGAGTTAGAGGAACATAAACGAAAGAAGGGTTTCGGTAAAAAGGTTGATGAATTTCAAGATTTCATGGATGTCATGATTTCCATCCTTGATGGAAGGACTATTGATGGCGTTGATGCAGATACCGTTATCAAAGCCACCGTTCTG GGCATGATTGCAGGAGGAAATGACACAACTAATACTGTTATTACGTGGGTAATATATTCGATTTTGAGAAATCCTTTGGTATTGGAAAAAGTAAAAGCCGAACTAGACATTCATGTTGGAAAAGATAGATTGGTGAATGAGGATGATATAAGTAAGTTAAAATATCTTCAAGCCACAGTCAAAGAAACTTTAAGATTGTATCCTCCTGCTCCTCTCTTGCCACCTCGTGAATTTACAGATAATTGCACTTTAAACGGTTATAACGTAGAAAAAGGAACTCGTCTGTTTACAAATGTTTGGAAGATTCAGACAGATAGTAATGTTTGGGAAGATCCATTAGAGTTCAAACCAGAAAGATTTCTAACAACTCATAAAGACATTGACATTAGGGGTCATCATTCTGAATTATTACCATTTGGAAGTGGTAAAAGAATCTGTCCTGGAATATCCTTTGGTCTTCAAATGGTGCATTTTATTCTTGCtactttttttcattctttcgaaattttaaattcattaccTTATCCTATTGATATGACTGAAACGTCTCAGTCAGCCAACACTAGAGCCATTCTCCTTGATATTCTTATCAAACCACGTCTATCTTTTACTTGTTATGAAAATAACTTGTCGCATTTTCATTAG
- the LOC106772903 gene encoding cytochrome P450 82A4-like, producing the protein MDFVLNYLNTTTIGLLSLFLFCLILYNPFKKFKGKEAPRVAGAWPILGHLPLLSGPNAPHRTLGALAEKYGAIFTIQLGSKKALVINSWEIAKECFTTTDMVVSSRPKLVAIELMGYNHAMFGFAPYGPYWRELRKITTLEILTPRRVEQLQHVRVSEVQNSIRELYTLWCSQKGESGYASVELKQWFSHLTFNMVLRMLVGKRYFGGENVDDEKAQRCVXAVEEFLRLLGVFAVGDAIPWMRWLDFGGHEKAMKETAEDLDIVLCEWLEEHKQKKGLGEKVDEVQDFMDVMISFLDGRTIDGFDSDTVIKSTILALIAGGSGTSNIILTWTIYSILRNPLVLQKVKAELDIHVGKEKLVSEDDISNLKYLQATVKETLRLYPPSPLLPPREFTENCTLSGYNIEKGTRLITNVWKIQTDSNIWEDPLEFKPERFLTTHKEIDMRGHHFELLPFGSGRRICPGITFGLQMVHFNLATLLHSFEVLSSSPDLTSELIDSSIIPLEILIKPRLSFSCYENNLSLC; encoded by the exons ATGGATTTTGTTCTAAATTACCTGAACACCACTACCATTGGACTTCTTTCtctatttctcttttgtttaattttgtacaatcccttcaaaaaatttaaaggaAAAGAGGCTCCTAGGGTTGCAGGAGCATGGCCAATACTGGGTCACCTTCCACTGTTGAGTGGTCCAAACGCACCCCACAGAACTTTGGGTGCTTTGGCTGAAAAATATGGAGCAATCTTCACCATCCAACTTGGTTCCAAAAAGGCTTTGGTGATCAACAGCTGGGAAATAGCAAAGGAATGCTTCACCACAACAGACATGGTGGTTTCCTCTCGCCCCAAACTTGTCGCCATTGAACTCATGGGCTATAACCATGCCATGTTTGGCTTTGCACCCTATGGTCCCTATTGGCGCGAGCTACGAAAGATTACAACTTTAGAGATCCTTACCCCTCGTCGAGTGGAACAACTGCAGCATGTTCGTGTCTCCGAAGTTCAAAACTCGATCAGAGAGTTGTATACTCTTTGGTGTAGTCAAAAGGGTGAGTCTGGCTATGCCTCGGTTGAGCTGAAGCAATGGTTTTCTCACTTGACATTCAACATGGTTCTTAGAATGCTCGTCGGGAAGAGATATTTTGGTGGTGAGAACGTGGACGACGAGAAGGCACAGAGATGTGTGANGGCTGTGGAGGAATTCCTGCGTCTGTTGGGTGTGTTCGCAGTGGGAGATGCTATTCCTTGGATGAGATGGCTTGATTTTGGAGGCCATGAGAAGGCAATGAAAGAAACCGCCGAAGACTTggatattgttttatgtgagtGGTTAGAGGAACATAAACAAAAGAAGGGTTTGGGTGAGAAGGTTGATGAAGTTCAAGATTTCATGGATGTCATGATTTCCTTCCTTGATGGAAGAACTATTGATGGGTTTGATTCAGATACCGTTATCAAATCCACTATTCTG GCACTGATTGCAGGAGGAAGTGGCACAAGTAATATTATTCTTACATGGACAATATATTCAATCTTGAGAAATCCTTTGGTATTGCAAAAAGTAAAAGCCGAATTAGACATTCATGTTGGAAAAGAGAAATTGGTGAGTGAGGATGatataagtaatttaaaatatcttcaaGCTACCGTCAAAGAAACTTTAAGATTGTATCCTCCTTCTCCTCTTTTGCCACCTCGTGAATTCACAGAAAATTGCACTTTAAGTGGTTATAACATAGAAAAAGGAACTCGTCTAATCACAAATGTTTGGAAGATTCAAACAGATAGTAATATTTGGGAAGATCCATTAGAGTTCAAACCAGAAAGGTTTTTAACAACTCATAAAGAAATTGACATGAGAGGTCATCATTTTGAGTTATTGCCATTTGGAAGTGGTAGAAGAATTTGTCCTGGAATAACCTTTGGCCTTCAAATGGTGCATTTCAATCTTGCTACTCTTTTGCATTCTTTTGAAGTTCTAAGTTCATCACCTGATCTTACCTCTGAATTAATCGACAGCAGTATCATTCCCCTTGAGATTCTTATTAAACCACGTCTATCTTTTAGCTGTTATGAGAACAACTTATCCTTATGTTAA
- the LOC106767897 gene encoding cytochrome P450 82A4-like, with amino-acid sequence MDFLLNYLNSTTVGLLSLILFCLFLYNPFKFRQGKEAPRVAGAWPILGHLPLLSRSKTPHRTLAALAEKYGPIFTIQLGSKKTVVINNWEIAKECFTTNDTAVSSRPKLLAMELIGYNNAVFGFAPYGPYWRELRKITTLEILSSRRVQQQQHVRVSELQSSIKELYNLWCSQKNESGYALMELKQWFSHLAFNMVLRMVVGKRYFGSENLDDEKAQRFVKAVEEFMRLLGVFAVGDTIPWLRWLDFGGHEKAMKEIAKEIDSILGEELEEHRQKKGLGEKVDEVQDFMDVMISLFDGKTIDGIDADTLIKSTVLTVILGGTDTTNIVLTWAISLILRNPSVLEKAKTELDIQIGKENLVTESDISKLTYLQAIVKETMRLYPPAPLSGPREFTENCTLSGYNIEKGSRLITNLWKIQTDSNVWEEPLEFKPERFLTTHKDVDIKGKHFELLPFGSGRRMCPGVSFGLQMVHFILATFLHSFEILSASPDPIDMSETFGLVNTKTTPLEILIKPHLSFTCYQNL; translated from the exons ATGGATTTTCTTCTAAATTACCTGAATTCCACTACCGTTGGACTTCTGTCTCTAATCCTCTTCTGTTTATTTCTGTATAATCCCTTCAAATTTCGACAAGGTAAAGAGGCTCCCAGAGTTGCAGGAGCATGGCCAATACTTGGTCACCTTCCATTGTTGAGTCGTTCAAAGACACCCCATAGAACTTTGGCTGCTTTGGCTGAAAAATATGGACCCATCTTCACCATCCAACTTGGTTCAAAAAAGACTGTGGTAATCAACAACTGGGAAATAGCAAAGGAATGTTTCACCACAAACGACACGGCGGTTTCCTCTCGCCCCAAGCTTCTTGCCATGGAGCTCATAGGCTACAACAACGCCGTGTTTGGCTTTGCACCCTATGGTCCCTATTGGCGCGAGCTTCGAAAGATTACAACTTTAGAGATCCTTTCCTCTCGTCGAGTGCAACAACAGCAGCATGTTCGAGTCTCAGAACTTCAAAGCTCGATCAAAGAGTTGTATAACCTTTGGTGTAGCCAAAAGAATGAGTCTGGCTATGCCTTAATGGAGCTGAAGCAATGGTTTTCTCACCTGGCTTTCAACATGGTCCTTCGCATGGTGGTTGGGAAGCGATATTTTGGCAGTGAAAACTTGGACGATGAGAAGGCACAGCGATTTGTGAAAGCTGTGGAGGAATTCATGCGTCTGTTGGGTGTGTTCGCAGTGGGAGATACTATTCCTTGGTTGAGATGGCTTGATTTTGGAGGCCATGAGAAGGCAATGAAAGAAATTGCCAAAGAAATAGACAGTATTTTAGGTGAGGAGTTAGAGGAACATAGACAAAAGAAGGGTTTGGGTGAGAAGGTTGATGAAGTTCAAGATTTCATGGATGTCATGATTTCCTTGTTTGATGGAAAAACTATTGATGGGATTGATGCAGATACCTTGATCAAATCCACTGTGCTG ACAGTGATTTTAGGAGGAACTGACACAACTAATATTGTTCTTACATGGGCAATATCTTTGATATTGAGAAATCCTTCTGTACTGGAAAAAGCTAAAACCGAACTAGACATTCAAATTGGGAAAGAAAATCTGGTGACTGAGTCGGATATAAGTAAGTTAACATATCTTCAAGCCATAGTCAAAGAAACTATGAGATTGTATCCTCCTGCTCCTCTTTCGGGACCTCGTGAATTCACAGAGAATTGTACTTTAAGTGGTTATAACATAGAAAAGGGAAGTCGTCTAATTACAAATCTTTGGAAGATTCAAACAGATAGCAATGTTTGGGAAGAGCCGTTGGAATTCAAACCAGAAAGGTTTCTAACAACTCACAAAGATGTTGATATCAAAGGTAAACATTTTGAGTTATTACCATTTGGAAGTGGTAGAAGAATGTGTCCAGGAGTATCCTTTGGCCTTCAAATGGTGCATTTTATTCTTGCTactt